From the genome of Methanobrevibacter smithii ATCC 35061, one region includes:
- a CDS encoding TIGR00375 family protein, producing the protein MLVNADFHVHSCFSMASSKDMLIKNMAPKSKLKGLQLLGTGDAFHPGWLNIIEESTTCKGDGIYTADDMDFVLTTEVEGKNRIHHLIIIPDIGTARELSEKLVSKNKESDGRPRTKYSGAELLEMVKEYDCLIGPAHAFTPWTGMYKSFDSIYDCYGKAPDFVELGLSADTFMADTVAELKDFPFLTNSDAHSPWPHRLGREFNQIELEDMSYSSIKKAIKNKDIKANYGLVPNLGKYHMTACTKCYKLVDPLIAKENKMKCSCGGTIKKGVDFRISEIADYDEPKHPDFRPKYVHLMPLAELISTVYDKGVTTKTVQRKWQNLIDNFGTEIDILVNASIEEIAKTDPSISPAIEAFRNKTIHITPGGGGKYGEISFDKKLEKREAETLTTLDNF; encoded by the coding sequence ATGTTAGTTAATGCTGATTTTCATGTTCACAGCTGTTTTTCAATGGCTTCATCTAAAGACATGCTAATAAAAAATATGGCTCCTAAATCAAAACTTAAGGGATTGCAACTTTTGGGAACTGGAGATGCATTTCATCCGGGCTGGTTAAACATTATTGAGGAAAGTACAACTTGTAAGGGAGATGGAATTTACACTGCAGATGATATGGATTTTGTTCTAACAACAGAAGTTGAAGGAAAAAACAGGATTCATCATTTGATAATAATTCCGGATATTGGTACTGCAAGGGAACTGTCTGAAAAACTGGTTTCTAAAAATAAGGAAAGTGACGGGAGACCTAGGACAAAGTATTCTGGAGCAGAACTTTTAGAAATGGTTAAAGAGTATGATTGTTTAATTGGACCGGCTCATGCTTTTACTCCATGGACAGGAATGTATAAATCTTTTGACAGTATTTATGATTGCTATGGCAAGGCTCCTGATTTTGTAGAGCTTGGATTGTCTGCAGATACATTTATGGCAGATACTGTAGCTGAACTTAAGGATTTCCCGTTTCTTACAAATTCTGATGCACACTCTCCGTGGCCACACAGATTAGGTAGGGAGTTTAATCAAATTGAGCTTGAAGATATGTCATACTCATCAATAAAAAAAGCAATAAAAAACAAAGATATTAAAGCAAATTATGGGTTGGTGCCAAATCTTGGTAAATATCATATGACTGCATGTACCAAATGCTACAAATTAGTTGATCCGTTAATAGCTAAGGAAAATAAGATGAAATGCAGCTGTGGGGGAACAATTAAAAAAGGGGTTGATTTCAGAATAAGTGAAATAGCTGATTATGATGAACCGAAACATCCTGATTTCAGACCTAAATATGTTCATTTAATGCCTCTGGCTGAATTAATATCAACAGTTTATGACAAGGGAGTTACAACAAAAACAGTTCAGAGAAAATGGCAAAATCTGATAGATAACTTTGGAACTGAAATTGATATATTGGTTAATGCATCTATAGAAGAGATAGCTAAAACAGATCCGTCAATTTCTCCGGCTATTGAGGCTTTTAGGAATAAAACCATACACATTACTCCAGGAGGCGGAGGAAAATACGGTGAAATTTCTTTTGATAAAAAATTAGAAAAAAGAGAAGCTGAAACTTTAACTACTTTAGATAACTTTTAA
- a CDS encoding DUF2112 family protein, which translates to MKVAVIPDAAMIVVPLIEKNGHEYISPTNFSKYNNMDVSGGKCDDTQAPYTLNRDNILLGSSYFSNELPSGIKGRLTLFSRVLELADAFIVIGKRPDHYKKMYDVLNELILFGGSGCSNERKLVMALIKDKKVPILELAYPTTRNDLINVIDRANDFLKNLTSINGIVNEDNLDADLKKHEGSLDYKEFKKILDDLIYY; encoded by the coding sequence ATGAAAGTAGCTGTTATTCCAGATGCTGCTATGATTGTAGTTCCATTAATTGAAAAGAACGGTCATGAATATATATCACCAACAAATTTCTCAAAGTATAATAATATGGATGTTTCCGGTGGAAAATGTGATGATACTCAGGCTCCATATACTTTAAATAGGGATAATATTTTACTGGGCAGTTCTTATTTTTCAAATGAATTGCCTTCAGGAATCAAAGGTCGTTTAACATTATTTTCCAGGGTTTTGGAATTGGCAGATGCGTTTATTGTCATTGGAAAAAGACCTGATCATTATAAAAAAATGTATGATGTATTAAATGAATTGATTTTATTTGGAGGTTCTGGATGTTCTAATGAACGTAAATTGGTAATGGCTTTGATTAAAGATAAAAAAGTACCTATTTTGGAATTGGCTTATCCAACAACCAGAAATGATTTGATTAATGTAATTGATAGAGCTAATGATTTTTTAAAAAATTTAACTTCAATTAATGGAATAGTTAATGAAGATAATCTGGATGCTGATTTAAAAAAACATGAAGGAAGTCTGGATTACAAAGAGTTTAAGAAAATATTAGATGATTTAATATATTATTAA
- a CDS encoding proteasome assembly chaperone family protein: MEITQITVLEDVELNNPVFIEALPGIGHVGKLAADHMIDEFNATKFAEIYSPSFPPQVFVGEEGLIENMINELYYVKNVGEDNLDIIILVGNTQALSPEGQYGVCQDILNFVKGKGASKIFTLGGMATGQPVEESKIFGAATDEENIELLKEAEVEIRSNDGGIVGASGLFLGLGLRQEMNGICLMGQTPGYFIDAQSAEAILNKLAVLLNFEIDTDKLEERAEETKEMLAKAQQMEQDIINKANASSSDDLRYIG; this comes from the coding sequence ATGGAAATCACACAAATTACTGTTTTAGAGGATGTTGAATTAAACAATCCTGTTTTTATAGAAGCATTGCCAGGTATTGGTCATGTAGGTAAATTAGCTGCAGATCACATGATTGATGAATTTAATGCTACTAAATTTGCAGAAATTTATTCTCCAAGTTTTCCTCCTCAAGTTTTTGTTGGGGAAGAAGGATTAATTGAAAACATGATTAATGAATTATATTATGTTAAAAATGTTGGAGAAGACAATTTGGATATCATTATTCTTGTTGGAAACACTCAAGCTTTATCTCCTGAAGGTCAATATGGTGTATGTCAGGATATATTAAACTTTGTTAAGGGTAAAGGAGCTAGTAAAATATTTACATTAGGTGGAATGGCTACTGGTCAACCTGTTGAAGAATCTAAGATTTTTGGAGCAGCTACTGATGAAGAAAACATAGAACTTTTAAAAGAAGCGGAAGTTGAAATAAGATCTAATGACGGTGGAATTGTTGGAGCTTCCGGTTTGTTTTTAGGTTTAGGTCTTCGTCAGGAAATGAATGGTATCTGCTTAATGGGTCAGACTCCAGGATATTTCATTGATGCGCAGTCAGCTGAAGCTATTTTAAATAAATTGGCTGTTTTACTTAATTTTGAAATTGATACTGATAAATTGGAAGAAAGAGCTGAAGAAACTAAAGAAATGTTGGCTAAAGCTCAACAAATGGAACAAGACATCATTAACAAAGCTAATGCTAGCAGTAGTGATGATTTAAGATATATTGGATAA
- a CDS encoding RNA-protein complex protein Nop10, translating into MNMKMNKCPDCKIYTMEDACPQCGGELKVIYPPKFSIEDKYGKYRRILKKEAMNKKDD; encoded by the coding sequence ATGAATATGAAAATGAACAAATGTCCTGATTGTAAAATTTATACAATGGAGGATGCTTGCCCTCAATGTGGCGGTGAGCTTAAAGTTATTTATCCTCCCAAATTTTCTATTGAGGATAAATACGGAAAATATCGCCGAATATTAAAAAAAGAAGCTATGAATAAAAAGGATGATTAG
- a CDS encoding translation initiation factor IF-2 subunit alpha translates to MVRKNQEWPDEGELIIGTVYKVLNYGAFAKLEEYHGKEAFIHISEVSSGWVKNIRDHVRENQKIVCRVLRVNPKKGHVDASLKRIREDQRTKKIQHWKIEQKAEKFLELSAKSLGKSLNDAYDEVGYELMDIFGDVYGAFETAADDGAKSLTDEGISQEWADAITEIANKNITPPEVHISGYVDIETFVPDGVDVIIEALKAAEDNGDEEEEIKVQCVGAPRYRITVKSTDYILAEKALKAAADRCIEIVEASEGNGSFLRELDS, encoded by the coding sequence ATGGTAAGGAAAAATCAAGAATGGCCTGACGAAGGAGAACTTATTATTGGTACTGTTTATAAAGTTCTTAACTATGGGGCTTTCGCAAAATTAGAAGAATACCATGGTAAAGAAGCTTTTATTCACATTTCTGAGGTATCTTCTGGTTGGGTAAAAAATATCAGAGACCATGTAAGAGAAAATCAAAAAATAGTTTGCCGTGTTCTTAGAGTAAATCCTAAAAAAGGACATGTAGATGCTTCTTTAAAAAGAATTAGGGAAGATCAAAGAACTAAAAAAATCCAGCATTGGAAAATTGAACAAAAAGCTGAAAAATTCCTGGAATTATCTGCTAAATCATTAGGCAAATCTTTAAATGATGCTTACGATGAAGTAGGTTATGAGCTAATGGATATTTTCGGTGATGTTTACGGTGCTTTTGAAACAGCAGCTGATGATGGTGCAAAATCTCTTACTGATGAAGGTATATCTCAAGAGTGGGCTGATGCTATAACTGAAATAGCTAATAAAAATATTACTCCTCCTGAAGTTCATATCAGCGGGTATGTTGATATTGAAACTTTCGTCCCGGATGGTGTTGATGTCATTATTGAAGCTCTTAAAGCAGCTGAAGATAATGGTGACGAAGAGGAAGAAATCAAGGTTCAATGTGTTGGTGCACCAAGATATAGGATAACTGTAAAATCCACTGATTACATTTTGGCTGAAAAAGCTCTTAAAGCAGCAGCTGACAGATGTATTGAAATAGTTGAAGCTTCTGAAGGAAATGGTTCTTTCTTAAGAGAGTTGGATAGCTAG
- a CDS encoding 30S ribosomal protein S27e, translated as MVSKGRGNFLKVKCLDCDNEQIIFDRAASDVKCIICGKTLVKSRGAKAKIMAHIDKVLN; from the coding sequence ATGGTTAGTAAAGGTAGAGGAAACTTTTTAAAAGTAAAATGTTTAGATTGTGACAATGAACAAATCATCTTTGATCGTGCTGCATCAGATGTAAAATGTATCATTTGTGGTAAAACACTTGTCAAATCTCGTGGTGCTAAAGCTAAAATTATGGCACATATTGATAAAGTTTTAAACTAG
- a CDS encoding 50S ribosomal protein L44e, protein MKIPKEKRTYCPHCKKHTMHEVHTAKKRKASELKWGQRQFRRVTAGYRGYPRPLPAGNKPVKKLDLRLKCKECGKSQIKKSFRTGKAEFVAK, encoded by the coding sequence ATGAAAATACCAAAAGAAAAAAGAACTTACTGTCCACATTGTAAAAAACACACAATGCATGAAGTACATACTGCGAAAAAAAGAAAAGCTAGTGAGTTAAAATGGGGACAAAGACAATTCAGACGTGTAACTGCTGGATATAGAGGTTACCCAAGGCCTTTACCTGCCGGAAACAAACCAGTTAAAAAATTAGATTTAAGACTTAAATGTAAAGAATGTGGAAAATCTCAAATTAAAAAATCATTCAGAACTGGTAAAGCAGAATTTGTAGCTAAATAA
- a CDS encoding DNA replication complex subunit Gins51, with amino-acid sequence MDQFFQQLRKIQKKERSNGTLARVEDSFYKDIHKYLDELRTHIGNDPFAAEQYLLKDTQRIATEICERREHKITDAAVVNIHRSYHLFAGKPQFDLIDTTPLNLTPEEEKFYFSLIDTLTNHRKSISLEKLSSEEDIPNETKAPIKETPKPQSTTLDNGVESSQDDAVLNRIDEISKAKVITDEKAEPIEKQIQKSNIKPAKVEDDISELARDNDEFVDLESIKIAKDSELVTMLVFDDVDSIVGVDERVYGPFRPQDLVVLPKINAKIFVKNHKARFVKI; translated from the coding sequence GTGGATCAATTCTTTCAACAATTACGTAAAATTCAAAAAAAAGAGCGTAGTAACGGTACATTGGCCCGTGTAGAAGACTCTTTTTATAAGGATATTCATAAATATTTGGATGAGTTAAGAACCCATATAGGCAATGATCCATTTGCTGCAGAACAGTATCTGCTAAAAGATACTCAAAGAATAGCTACTGAAATTTGTGAAAGACGTGAACACAAAATTACTGATGCAGCGGTTGTTAATATTCACAGGTCTTACCATTTATTTGCAGGCAAACCGCAATTTGATTTAATTGACACAACACCTCTTAATTTAACTCCCGAGGAAGAAAAATTTTACTTTTCTTTAATTGATACTTTAACAAATCATAGAAAAAGCATTTCACTTGAAAAACTATCTTCTGAAGAAGATATTCCAAATGAAACCAAAGCTCCTATTAAAGAAACTCCTAAACCTCAAAGCACTACTTTAGATAATGGAGTTGAAAGTTCTCAGGATGATGCGGTTTTAAATAGAATCGATGAAATTTCCAAAGCGAAAGTAATTACTGATGAAAAGGCAGAGCCGATTGAAAAACAAATTCAAAAGTCAAATATTAAACCTGCTAAAGTTGAAGATGATATATCTGAGTTAGCAAGAGATAATGATGAATTTGTTGACTTGGAATCTATAAAAATAGCTAAAGATTCAGAACTAGTTACAATGCTTGTATTTGATGATGTTGATTCTATTGTTGGAGTTGATGAAAGAGTTTATGGTCCCTTCAGACCACAAGATCTGGTAGTTTTACCTAAAATCAATGCTAAAATTTTTGTTAAAAATCATAAAGCCCGTTTTGTTAAAATCTAA
- the pcn gene encoding proliferating cell nuclear antigen (pcna), with protein MFKAELSDSSILKTSFDAISSIVDEVQIQTDSEGMRLDALDRSHITFVHLELKASLFDEYVCDVPEKINIDTGEFMSVLKRAKSQDRVIMSLDEGNFIITFEGDATRTFKIRLIDIEYDNPTPPELEHPASFKVHFGILKDAINDIDIFSDKIALQVDEDYFRASADGEFGDASVKYLHGENINTQEKSLFSLDKIREMLKADKFSEEAEIGLGTDMPLKLTLNMVTGDGKLSFLLAPRLESDE; from the coding sequence ATGTTCAAAGCGGAATTAAGTGATTCTAGTATATTAAAAACCAGTTTTGATGCTATTTCATCTATTGTTGATGAAGTACAAATCCAAACTGATAGTGAAGGTATGAGGTTAGATGCCTTAGACCGTAGTCATATAACATTCGTACATTTAGAATTAAAAGCAAGTTTATTTGATGAGTATGTTTGTGATGTTCCTGAAAAGATTAATATCGATACTGGGGAATTCATGAGTGTTCTTAAACGTGCAAAATCTCAAGATAGAGTTATCATGTCTTTAGATGAAGGTAATTTCATAATTACTTTTGAAGGGGATGCTACAAGAACTTTCAAAATAAGATTGATTGATATTGAATATGATAATCCTACTCCTCCAGAACTTGAACATCCTGCATCTTTCAAAGTTCACTTTGGAATTTTAAAGGATGCAATTAACGATATTGATATTTTCTCAGATAAAATAGCTCTTCAAGTTGATGAAGATTACTTTAGAGCATCTGCTGATGGTGAATTTGGTGATGCAAGTGTCAAATACCTTCATGGTGAAAATATCAACACTCAGGAAAAATCTTTATTCTCACTGGACAAAATTAGGGAAATGCTTAAAGCAGACAAATTCTCTGAAGAAGCTGAAATCGGTTTAGGTACTGACATGCCATTAAAATTAACTCTCAATATGGTTACTGGTGATGGTAAACTTAGTTTCTTACTTGCTCCAAGATTAGAATCAGATGAATAA
- a CDS encoding type 1 glutamine amidotransferase: protein MSFELNIVDMYSDILNIYGDIGNLKCIKKRCEWRGIKVNQKSYSLNHDMDFDYEDIDLILIGGGSDRTQSIVSNDLLKQRNDLENYVENDGVILTVCGSYQMFGHEYYDVNGDNVSCLEIFDIKTVSQENRLIGNILIENNLGLAPKEVVGFENHGGRTFHNYKTLGNVIAGHGNNDEDGEEGMIYKNFIGTYLHGPFLPKNPHIADYLILNAMKNKYNVDSIEELDDEIEFKAHDVMVNRLK, encoded by the coding sequence ATGAGTTTTGAATTGAACATTGTTGATATGTATTCCGATATTTTAAATATCTATGGGGACATTGGTAATTTAAAATGCATTAAAAAAAGATGTGAATGGAGAGGAATCAAGGTTAATCAAAAAAGTTACTCTCTAAATCATGATATGGATTTTGATTATGAGGATATTGACTTAATTTTAATTGGAGGAGGTTCTGACAGAACTCAAAGTATTGTTTCCAATGACCTTTTAAAACAAAGAAATGACCTGGAAAATTATGTGGAAAATGACGGAGTCATATTAACTGTCTGTGGCAGCTATCAGATGTTTGGGCATGAATATTATGATGTTAATGGGGATAATGTCTCTTGTCTTGAAATATTTGATATTAAAACGGTAAGTCAGGAAAATAGGTTAATCGGCAATATTTTAATAGAAAATAATTTAGGTTTGGCCCCAAAAGAAGTTGTGGGATTTGAAAATCATGGTGGAAGGACATTTCATAATTATAAAACCTTAGGTAATGTTATAGCAGGGCATGGCAATAATGATGAAGACGGTGAGGAAGGAATGATTTATAAAAACTTTATTGGAACATATTTGCACGGTCCTTTTCTACCAAAAAACCCTCACATTGCGGACTATTTAATATTGAATGCTATGAAGAATAAGTATAATGTAGATTCAATTGAAGAGTTAGATGATGAAATTGAATTTAAAGCACATGATGTTATGGTTAACAGATTGAAATAA
- a CDS encoding MurT ligase domain-containing protein, with protein sequence MRSKIAILAGMIGNKVVQMAGRKGTSLTGKIALAVKPDILNDFAKKCDKIALITGTNGKTTTNNLANHIFKGKDYDIVSNLNGSNMITGVTSSFIQNHRDHYNWGIFEVDEGSMPNVTRYLPSDYIIITNFFRDQLDRYGEVENTINLVQKSSKRHNSTLILDADSPISLYFQDSDQPKVYYSLKKNPFSKDSANVEESVFCQVCGHKLDYEYINYGNHGKFSCSKCGAKNHEADYVIDEVTFKNGGYEFTVKDKKESAKINLNLLGIYNVSNALAAIALARENGFSYDLIKQQIENFEYKLGRMERISVNGCDVVLVLSKNPVGLSEVFSTIKFDEDKKSFMFILNDYAPDGKDISWIWDAYFKEIAATPNIDKFYCVGTRAEEVALRLKYADFPTSKIEICHSKDQSDVVGCVEEIVAENDKAYIIGTFTAMPEARKVLMKLKGEKA encoded by the coding sequence ATGAGGTCAAAAATAGCAATATTGGCGGGTATGATTGGAAATAAAGTTGTTCAAATGGCAGGCAGAAAAGGAACATCTTTAACTGGAAAAATAGCCCTTGCTGTTAAACCAGATATTTTAAATGATTTTGCAAAAAAATGTGATAAAATAGCGCTTATTACAGGAACAAACGGAAAAACAACTACAAACAATTTAGCAAATCACATTTTTAAAGGTAAAGATTATGATATTGTATCTAATTTAAATGGTTCTAATATGATTACAGGAGTTACTAGCTCTTTTATTCAAAACCATCGAGATCATTATAACTGGGGAATATTTGAAGTAGATGAAGGCTCCATGCCTAATGTTACCAGATATTTGCCAAGTGATTACATAATTATAACTAATTTTTTTAGAGATCAGTTAGACAGATACGGTGAAGTGGAAAACACAATTAATTTAGTTCAAAAATCAAGCAAAAGACATAATTCCACACTTATTTTAGATGCAGACAGTCCGATTTCTCTTTATTTTCAAGACTCTGACCAACCAAAAGTGTACTATAGCTTAAAGAAAAATCCTTTCAGTAAAGATAGTGCAAATGTTGAAGAATCAGTCTTCTGCCAGGTATGTGGACATAAATTAGATTATGAATATATAAATTATGGAAATCATGGTAAATTTTCATGTTCCAAATGCGGGGCTAAAAACCATGAAGCAGATTATGTGATTGATGAGGTTACCTTCAAAAACGGAGGATATGAGTTTACAGTTAAAGATAAAAAGGAATCAGCTAAAATCAACTTAAATTTACTTGGAATCTACAATGTTTCCAATGCTCTTGCAGCTATTGCTCTTGCAAGGGAAAACGGTTTCAGTTATGATTTAATAAAACAGCAAATTGAAAATTTTGAATATAAACTTGGAAGAATGGAAAGGATATCTGTAAACGGCTGTGATGTTGTTTTGGTTTTATCTAAGAATCCTGTTGGTTTAAGTGAAGTTTTCTCAACTATAAAATTTGATGAAGATAAGAAATCATTCATGTTTATTTTAAATGATTATGCTCCTGACGGTAAAGATATTTCATGGATTTGGGATGCATACTTTAAGGAAATAGCTGCCACTCCAAACATTGATAAATTTTACTGTGTTGGAACAAGAGCTGAAGAAGTAGCTTTAAGATTAAAATATGCAGATTTTCCAACATCAAAAATCGAAATTTGCCATTCAAAAGATCAAAGCGATGTTGTTGGGTGTGTAGAAGAAATTGTAGCTGAAAATGATAAGGCATATATTATTGGAACATTCACGGCAATGCCTGAAGCTAGAAAAGTACTTATGAAACTTAAAGGGGAAAAAGCATGA
- the trpA gene encoding tryptophan synthase subunit alpha, translating into MSKIANAFKDGKAFIGFLTAGDPTIEKTVEYILAMEEAGCDLIEIGIPFSDPMAEGVVIQDANIRALGHNTTTDDVFEIVRKVRQKTDVPLVFLTYINPVFFYGYEKFFKKCGELGIDGIISPDLPYEEKGEIKDIALSNDVDVISLIAPTSKERIQKIASDATGFIYVVSSLGVTGMRSEIKTDLKSILDDIRAVSDLPLAVGFGINTPEQASNIGKIADGVIVGSAIVKIIEEHGENAAEPLKEYVSAMKTACNE; encoded by the coding sequence ATGAGTAAAATAGCAAATGCATTTAAGGACGGTAAGGCATTTATCGGATTTTTAACTGCAGGAGATCCGACAATTGAAAAAACAGTAGAATATATTTTGGCAATGGAAGAAGCAGGTTGCGATTTAATAGAAATTGGAATTCCGTTTTCAGATCCTATGGCTGAAGGAGTTGTAATTCAGGATGCAAATATAAGGGCATTAGGCCATAATACAACAACTGACGATGTATTTGAAATAGTCAGGAAAGTTCGCCAAAAAACAGATGTTCCATTAGTATTTTTAACTTACATTAACCCTGTTTTCTTTTATGGTTATGAAAAATTCTTTAAAAAATGCGGTGAACTTGGAATCGATGGAATTATATCACCTGACCTGCCTTATGAAGAAAAAGGTGAAATCAAAGACATTGCATTATCTAATGATGTTGATGTCATTTCTCTGATTGCTCCAACTTCAAAGGAAAGGATTCAAAAAATAGCCAGTGATGCAACAGGTTTTATTTATGTTGTTTCTTCTTTGGGAGTTACTGGAATGCGCAGTGAAATAAAAACGGACCTGAAATCTATTTTAGATGATATTCGTGCAGTCAGTGACTTGCCATTAGCTGTTGGATTTGGTATTAACACACCTGAACAGGCTTCTAACATTGGGAAAATAGCTGATGGAGTTATTGTGGGAAGTGCTATTGTAAAAATCATTGAGGAGCATGGTGAAAATGCAGCAGAACCATTAAAAGAATATGTGTCAGCTATGAAAACAGCCTGCAATGAATAA
- the trpB gene encoding tryptophan synthase subunit beta, giving the protein MVKIKICGLKRLEDIELANRYKIDYAGFVFAESKRKVNYDLAKQMKEKLCEDIQSVGVFVDAGTDEILKLYNDGIIDVAQLHGMESEDYIKTLKEKTDYKLKIIKAIEVSENTDLSKYDDSLADYLLLDSGKGSGKTFDWHLIRKDLKKEFFLAGGLNSKNITQAIGEFKPYAIDLSSGVESDGFKDENKIKKVMEAKNMNNGRYGEYGGQYISETLMNELIYLEEQYYHYMNDSEFVEELNTLLKEYAGRPSLLYYAKRMTEDLGGAKIYLKREDLNHTGAHKINNVLGQVLLAKKMGKTRVIAETGAGQHGVATATAAALLDMECEVYMGELDTKRQALNVYRMELLGAKVHPVKSGTKTLKDAVNDAFRDWIGRVHDTNYVIGSTMGPHPFPMMVRDFQAVISAEAREQFLEKEGKLPDAVLACVGGGSNAMGAFYNFIDDADVKLIGCEAGGKGVDTPYNAAALTNGQIGIFHGMKSIFNQGEYGQISEVYSVSAGLDYPGVGPEHAYLRDIKRAEYVPVTDEEAVNAFEYLSKMEGIIPAIESAHAVAHAMKIAPKMDKDEIIMVCLSGRGDKDVASIAKYRGVELNE; this is encoded by the coding sequence ATGGTTAAAATTAAAATCTGCGGACTTAAAAGACTGGAGGATATTGAACTTGCAAACAGGTATAAAATAGATTATGCAGGTTTTGTATTTGCTGAGAGCAAAAGAAAAGTAAATTATGATCTTGCAAAACAAATGAAGGAAAAACTCTGCGAAGATATTCAAAGTGTTGGTGTTTTTGTAGATGCAGGCACTGATGAAATCCTAAAATTATACAATGATGGTATAATTGATGTGGCACAGCTTCATGGAATGGAAAGCGAAGATTATATTAAAACTTTGAAAGAAAAAACAGATTATAAGTTAAAGATTATTAAAGCTATTGAAGTATCTGAAAATACGGATTTGTCTAAATATGATGATTCATTAGCTGATTATTTGTTGCTTGACAGTGGAAAAGGATCGGGGAAAACCTTTGACTGGCATTTGATTAGAAAAGACTTGAAAAAAGAATTCTTTTTGGCAGGAGGATTAAATAGCAAAAACATCACTCAGGCTATTGGAGAATTTAAGCCATATGCAATTGATTTAAGCAGCGGTGTTGAAAGTGACGGATTTAAAGATGAAAATAAAATAAAAAAAGTCATGGAGGCTAAAAACATGAATAATGGAAGATACGGGGAATATGGAGGACAATATATCTCTGAAACTTTAATGAATGAATTGATTTACTTGGAAGAACAGTATTATCACTATATGAATGATTCTGAATTTGTAGAAGAATTAAATACACTTTTAAAAGAATATGCTGGCAGACCTTCTTTATTATACTATGCAAAAAGAATGACTGAAGATTTGGGAGGAGCTAAGATTTATTTAAAGCGTGAAGATTTAAATCACACTGGAGCTCATAAAATCAACAATGTGCTTGGTCAGGTTTTACTGGCTAAAAAAATGGGAAAAACAAGAGTAATAGCTGAAACTGGAGCAGGCCAACATGGGGTAGCTACAGCAACAGCAGCAGCACTTCTGGATATGGAATGTGAAGTGTACATGGGTGAGTTAGATACCAAACGTCAGGCTTTAAATGTTTATAGGATGGAATTGCTTGGAGCAAAAGTTCATCCGGTAAAATCAGGAACAAAAACACTAAAGGATGCAGTTAATGATGCATTTAGAGATTGGATTGGGAGAGTTCATGATACAAATTATGTAATAGGTTCAACAATGGGGCCGCATCCTTTTCCAATGATGGTTAGAGACTTCCAAGCAGTAATAAGTGCTGAAGCTCGTGAACAATTTTTGGAAAAAGAAGGAAAACTTCCGGATGCAGTTTTAGCATGTGTTGGTGGTGGAAGTAATGCAATGGGAGCATTTTACAATTTCATAGATGATGCGGATGTTAAATTAATTGGATGTGAAGCAGGAGGAAAAGGAGTAGATACTCCTTATAATGCAGCAGCTTTAACTAATGGGCAAATCGGAATATTTCACGGAATGAAATCAATATTTAATCAGGGAGAATATGGGCAGATATCTGAAGTCTATTCTGTCTCAGCAGGTCTGGATTATCCTGGAGTAGGACCTGAACATGCATATTTAAGAGATATTAAAAGAGCAGAGTATGTTCCTGTTACAGATGAAGAAGCAGTCAATGCTTTTGAATACTTGTCAAAAATGGAAGGAATCATTCCGGCTATTGAAAGTGCTCATGCAGTAGCACATGCAATGAAAATAGCTCCAAAAATGGATAAAGACGAAATTATCATGGTTTGTCTTTCTGGAAGGGGAGACAAAGATGTAGCATCAATTGCAAAATATAGGGGAGTTGAGTTAAATGAGTAA